In Vitis riparia cultivar Riparia Gloire de Montpellier isolate 1030 chromosome 19, EGFV_Vit.rip_1.0, whole genome shotgun sequence, the following proteins share a genomic window:
- the LOC117909518 gene encoding uncharacterized protein LOC117909518, with protein MKITATTELPTTIPAILSSRARNASPDSDLITKRSSRKPPRRKARTPAGGARLKRDGAAGGRRSRPETPLLRWKFDDIEREKDANVLDVDEKIAPEHGRRSGRKVRKGREVTVSSRRLASGLWRLQLPEVDATTHGGRWSRQKSEDRLGFEPGIDRVRTPFPCQSNSKAYDSEAKDLLQSPHSMHHHKSGFLCRLEPSFQFSNSAMEGATKWNPVCSKTSDEVRQLYGQMKQFDQQVSAVSVVSALEAELEQARARIDELEAERRSSKKKLEHFLKKVSEERASWRRREHEKIRAIIDDVKTDLNRERKNRQRIELINSKLVNELSDVKLSAKRFMQDYEKERKDREVLEEVCDELAKEIGDDKAEADSLKRESMKLRDEMEEERKMLQMAEVWREERVQMKLVAAKVALEEKYAQMNKVMADIAAFLRSKGANPDVKEMKEVESLCEAAAAVNIQDVKEFTYVPPNPDDIFSILEEVNFGEPNEREIEACAAYSPASHASKIHTVSPEINMVKKDDIRRHANAFLEENGDIEEDESGWETVSHVEDQGSSYSPGGSDPSVHKFRQDSNASGSGTDWEENADEETPITEISEVCSVPMKQLKKGSSISRLWKSCPNNGENYKIISVEGMNGRLSNGRISSAGIMSPDRGSGKGGLSPPDLAGQWSSPDSGNPHVNRGMKGCIEWPRGAQKNSLKAKLLEARMESQKIQLRHVLKQKI; from the exons ATGAAGATCACGGCTACAACTGAGCTTCCGACGACCATTCCAGCGATTCTTTCATCTAGGGCTCGAAACGCATCGCCTGACTCAGATCTTATCACGAAAAGGAGTTCCAGAAAACCTCCTCGCCGGAAAGCCAGAACCCCAGCTGGCGGGGCTCGGTTGAAGCGCGACGGAGCTGCGGGTGGGCGGCGAAGTAGGCCAGAAACGCCTCTTCTCCGGTGGAAGTTCGATGATATAGAGAGGGAGAAGGATGCGAATGTCTTGGATGTGGACGAGAAGATAGCGCCGGAGCACGGTCGGAGAAGTGGCCGGAAAGTGAGGAAGGGTAGGGAGGTGACGGTTTCGTCGAGAAGGCTCGCCTCCGGGCTGTGGCGGCTGCAACTTCCGGAGGTGGACGCCACCACCCATGGCGGGAGATGGAGCCGACAAAAAAGTGAAGATCGGTTAGGGTTTGAG CCTGGCATCGACCGTGTCAGAACCCCATTTCCCTGTCAAAGCAATTCTAAAGCATATGATTCTGAAGCTAAGGATCTGTTACAGAGTCCTCACTCCATGCACCATCACAAGAGTGGATTTCTGTGTAGA CTTGAACCttcatttcaattttccaaCTCCGCAATGGAAGGGGCAACAAAGTGGAACCCTGTCTGCTCAAAAACATCAGATGAGGTACGACAGTTATATGGCCAAATGAAGCAGTTTGACCAGCAAGTTAGTGCTGTGTCAGTGGTTTCTGCCCTTGAAGCAGAACTTGAGCAGGCTCGAGCCCGCATTGATGAACTTGAGGCAGAGCGACGGTCCTCCAAAAAGAAACTCGAGCACTTCTTGAAAAAAGTCAGTGAGGAAAGAGCCTCATGGCGGAGAAGGGAACATGAGAAGATACGTGCAATTATTGATGATGTCAAAACTGACTTGAACCGAGAAAGGAAAAATCGCCAAAGGATAGAACTTATTAATTCCAAGTTGGTCAATGAGCTGTCTGATGTGAAGTTATCAGCCAAGCGGTTTATGCAGGACTATGAAAAAGAGAGGAAGGACAGGGAAGTACTAGAGGAGGTATGCGATGAGCTTGCTAAGGAAATCGGAGACGACAAGGCTGAAGCTGACTCATTAAAGAGGGAATCAATGAAACTCAGGGATGAAATGGAAGAGGAGAGGAAGATGTTGCAGATGGCTGAGGTCTGGCGTGAAGAGCGTGTGCAGATGAAGTTGGTGGCTGCTAAGGTGGCACTTGAAGAGAAGTATGCTCAGATGAACAAGGTCATGGCAGATATAGCAGCTTTTCTAAGGTCAAAAGGTGCAAATCCAGATGTGAAGGAGATGAAAGAAGTAGAGTCACTTTGTGAAGCTGCTGCTGCAGTGAATATTCAAGATGTCAAGGAGTTTACTTATGTGCCCCCAAATCCAGATGatattttctccattttagAAGAGGTTAACTTTGGTGAACCCAACGAGAGAGAGATTGAAGCCTGTGCTGCTTATAGTCCTGCCAGCCATGCTTCCAAAATTCATACTGTGAGTCCTGAAATTAATATGGTCAAGAAAGATGACATTAGGAGGCATGCTAATGCATTTTTGGAAGAGAATGGTGATATAGAAGAAGACGAGAGTGGGTGGGAAACTGTGAGCCATGTTGAGGATCAGGGCTCAAGTTATTCACCTGGAGGAAGTGATCCATCTGTCCACAAGTTTCGCCAAGACAGTAATGCATCAGGAAGTGGAACAGATTGGGAAGAAAATGCAGATGAGGAAACGCCAATTACCGAAATCAGTGAAGTCTGTTCAGTGCCTATGAAGCAATTGAAGAAGGGCTCATCAATATCCAGGCTTTGGAAATCATGCCCAAATAATGGTGAAAACTACAAGATAATCTCAGTAGAGGGAATGAATGGAAGGCTTTCAAATGGAAGGATTTCTAGTGCAGGTATCATGTCTCCAGATCGAGGGTCAGGTAAAGGTGGTCTTAGCCCTCCTGATCTGGCAGGCCAGTGGAGCTCGCCTGATTCAGGGAATCCTCATGTAAACCGAGGGATGAAAGGGTGCATTGAATGGCCTCGTGGCGCCCAGAAGAACAGTTTGAAGGCAAAGCTTTTGGAGGCAAGAATGGAAAGTCAAAAGATCCAATTACGCCATGTTCTTAAACAGAAGATTTAA